The genomic interval GAACGGCGAACTCGAACTGAAAGCGGTCAATTCCTGCATCCAGTTCACGCCCACGCTCGACGGCAAGGCGCTGTTCACCGTCGAAGACCTGCAGTTGCCGGACGGGCGCCTGCATCCGGTCCAGCAGGCCCTGGTCGAATGCCACGGCTCGCAGTGCGGCTTCTGCACGCCGGGCTTTGCGATGTCGCTGTGGGGCATGTACCTGAAGGCGGAAGGGCAGGCACCGAGCCGTTGCCAGATCGACGATGCGCTGTCGGGCAACCTGTGCCGCTGTACCGGCTACCGGCCGATCATCGAGGCGGCAGGCCGGATGGTCGAACTGCCGCGCGCGCAATTCGACCGTGGGCTTGTGGCCGGGCAGCTGCGCGCCCTGCAGCGCGACGCCGGCGCGACGTATGTCTTTGAGGGCCGCAGCTTTTACTCGCCGCGCACGCTGGACGAACTGGTGGCGCTGCGCGCCGCCCATCCGCAGGCATTGCTCCTTGCCGGCTCGACCGATGTCGGCCTGTGGGTCACCAAGCAGATGCGCGAGCTGAACGACATCATCTACCTCGGCCATGTGAGCGAACTGAAATCCGTGCGCGAGCTTGATGCCATGCTGGAAATCGGCGCCGGCGTCACGCTGCAGGATGCCTACGCGGCACTCGGCCGCCACTATCCGGACGAACTGAAGGAACTCTGGCAGCGCTTCGCCTCGCTGCCGATCCGCAATGCCGGCACCCTGGGGGGCAATGTCGCCAACGGCTCGCCCATCGGCGACTCGATGCCCTGGCTGATCGCCCCGGGTGCGCGCCACGGTGCTGCGCGGGCCTGGCGGCGAGCGCGCGCTGGCGCTGGAAGATTTTTACCTCGGCTACCAGCAGAAGGACCTGCGGGCGGATGAATTCGTGGCTGGCCTGCGCGTGCCGCTGCCGCGTGCGAATGTCCGGTTCCGCACCTACAAGCTGGCGAAACGCTTCGACCAGGACATCTCGGCCGTGTGCGCGGCCTTTGCACTTGCCTTCGACGGCGATATCGTCAAGGACGCACGCATCGCCTACGGCGGCATGGCGGCCACGCCCAAGCGCGCCGCCGCTGCCGAAGCCGTGGTGCGTGGACGTGCCTGGGACGAAGCCGCAATGGAGGAAGCCATGGCCGCGCTGGCGCAGGATTATGCGCCGCTGTCGGACATGCGTGCGTCCAGCAATTACCGCATGAAGACGGCCCAGAACCTGCTCAAGCGCTTCTGGTTTGAAACCCGTCTCGACAATCCGCTGCCGCCGGGCGCAGTCAACGCATTCGCAGTTTCGGCAACCGCCGCGTAAGGAGATCACCATGAACGACGCAGGCGCACCAGCATTGAAAGCGGCGGCGTGGAGCGCGGTCGGCCGCTCGCGGCCGCACGAATCCGCGGTCTTGCACGTCCTCGGCCAGGCCACCTACACCGACGACATTCTCGAGACCGCGGGCACGCTGCACGCGGCGCTCGGCCTGTCCAGCAAGGCCCACGCCAACATCCTCGCGATCAACCTCGACAAGGTGCGGGCCGCGCGCGGCGTGGTCGCCGTGTTGACGGTGAAGGACATCCCGGGCACCAACGATTGCGGCCCGATCATTCATGACGACCCGATCCTGGCCGATGGCAAGGTCGAATACGTCGGCCAGCCGGTCTTCATCGTTGTCGCCGACACCCACGACAACGCCCGCCGCGCGGCGCGCCTGGCGCAGATCGACTTTGAGGAGCTGCCGGCCATCCTCACGCCCCAGGAAGCCCACGCCGCCAAATCCTATGTGGTGCCGCCGATGCGCCTGGCGCGCGGCGACGCCGAAGCCGCCTTCGCACAAGCCCCGCGTAAAGTGAGCGGCAAGCTCTTCGTCGGCGGCCAGGAGCAGTTCTACCTGGAAGGGCAGATCGCCTACGCGATTCCCGGCGAAGACAAGGGCATGCTGGTGCAGTGCTCGACCCAGCACCCGAGCGAGATGCAGCACGTGGTCGCGCACGCGCTCGGCCTGCATTCGCACCATGTCGTGGTCGAATGCCGGCGCATGGGTGGCGGCTTCGGCGGCAAGGAATCGCAGTCGGCCCTGTGGGCGGCGGCCGCCGCGATCTCGGCGCATAAACTCAAGCGCCCCGTCAAACTGCGTGCCGACCGCGACGACGACATGCTCGTCACCGGCAAGCGCCACTGCTTCTATTACGAATACGAAGTCGGCTACGACGACAGCGGCCGCATCCTGGCGGCGAAGGTGGACATGGTCTCGCGCGCCGGCTATTCGGCCGACTTGTCGGGCCCGGTCGCCACGCGCGCCGTCTGCCACTACGACAACGCTTATTATCTGTCGGACGTCGAGATCCGCGCCGCCTGCGGCAAGACCAATACCCAGTCGAACACGGCCTTCCGCGGCTTCGGCGGCCCGCAGGGCGCGATCGCAATGGAATACGTGATCGACGACATCGCGCGCGACCTGCAGGTCGACGCCCTCGACATCCGCAAGCGCAACTTCTACGGCAAAACCGATCGCAACATCACGCCTTACGGCCAGGCCGTGGTCGATAATGTCATCCACGAACTGGTGGCCGAGCTCGAGACGTCCAGCGAATACCGCGCGCGCCGCGAGGCGATCAATGCCTACAACGCCGCCAGCCCGGTGCTGAAAAAAGGCCTGGCATTGACGCCCGTGAAATTCGGCATCGCCTTCAACGTCACCCACCTGAACCAGGCGGGCGCGCTGGTGCACGTGTATGTCGACGGTTCCATCATGGTCAACCATGGCGGCACCGAGATGGGACAGGGCATCAATACGAAGGTGATGCAGGTCGTCGCCCACGAACTGGGCGTGGACATGGACCATGTCCGCGCCACCGCCACGAATACCAGCAAGGTCGCGAATACCTCGGCCACCGCCGCCTCGACCGGTGCCGATTTGAACGGCAAGGCGGCGCAGGACGCGGCGCGCCAGATCAAGGAGCGCCTCGCCGCTTTTGCCGCCACCACCTATGGCGGCGAGCCGGGCGAGGTGCGCTTCGCAGCCGACACGGTGTTCGTCAACGGCATGGAAGTGCCGTTCCCCCAACTGGTGCAAAAGGCCTACCTGGCGCGCGTGCAGCTGTGGTCGGACGGCTTCTATGCCACGCCGAACCTGTCCTGGGACGCCAAGACCATGAACGGCCGGCCGTTCTCCTACTTCGCCTACGGCGCGGCCGTGGCCGAAGTGGTGGTCGACACCCTGACCGGCGAATGGAAGCTGCTACGCGCCGATGCGCTCTACGATGCGGGCAACTCGCTCAACCCGGCCATCGACATCGGCCAGGTCGAAGGCGCCTTCATCCAGGGAATGGGCTGGCTTACCACCGAGGAACTCTGGTGGAACCCGGGCGGTAAACTCATGACGCATGCACCGTCGACGTATAAAATCCCGGGCGTGTCGGACTGCCCGCAGGACTTCCGCGTGCGCCTGTTCGAGAACCGCAACGTCGAGGACAGCATCCACCGCTCGAAAGCCGTGGGCGAGCCGCCGCTGCTGCTGCCGTTCTCGGTGTTCTTCGCCATCCGCGATGCGGTGTCGAGCGTGGGCGGGCACAGAATCAGCCCACCCCTGAACGCGCCGGCGACGAGCGAGGAAATCCTGGACGCCATCGCTGCCG from Massilia sp. Se16.2.3 carries:
- the xdhB gene encoding xanthine dehydrogenase molybdopterin binding subunit; translated protein: MNDAGAPALKAAAWSAVGRSRPHESAVLHVLGQATYTDDILETAGTLHAALGLSSKAHANILAINLDKVRAARGVVAVLTVKDIPGTNDCGPIIHDDPILADGKVEYVGQPVFIVVADTHDNARRAARLAQIDFEELPAILTPQEAHAAKSYVVPPMRLARGDAEAAFAQAPRKVSGKLFVGGQEQFYLEGQIAYAIPGEDKGMLVQCSTQHPSEMQHVVAHALGLHSHHVVVECRRMGGGFGGKESQSALWAAAAAISAHKLKRPVKLRADRDDDMLVTGKRHCFYYEYEVGYDDSGRILAAKVDMVSRAGYSADLSGPVATRAVCHYDNAYYLSDVEIRAACGKTNTQSNTAFRGFGGPQGAIAMEYVIDDIARDLQVDALDIRKRNFYGKTDRNITPYGQAVVDNVIHELVAELETSSEYRARREAINAYNAASPVLKKGLALTPVKFGIAFNVTHLNQAGALVHVYVDGSIMVNHGGTEMGQGINTKVMQVVAHELGVDMDHVRATATNTSKVANTSATAASTGADLNGKAAQDAARQIKERLAAFAATTYGGEPGEVRFAADTVFVNGMEVPFPQLVQKAYLARVQLWSDGFYATPNLSWDAKTMNGRPFSYFAYGAAVAEVVVDTLTGEWKLLRADALYDAGNSLNPAIDIGQVEGAFIQGMGWLTTEELWWNPGGKLMTHAPSTYKIPGVSDCPQDFRVRLFENRNVEDSIHRSKAVGEPPLLLPFSVFFAIRDAVSSVGGHRISPPLNAPATSEEILDAIAAVEAAVSDRA